One Globicephala melas chromosome 4, mGloMel1.2, whole genome shotgun sequence genomic window carries:
- the GPR87 gene encoding G-protein coupled receptor 87, whose amino-acid sequence MGLNVTFAKLPDNELHGPGNHTPSNTSDGPGKNTTINNEFDTVVLPGLYLVIFVASILLNGLAVWIFFHIRNKTSFIFYLKNIVVADLIMTLTFPFRIVHDAGFGPWDFKFILCRYTSVLFYANMYTSIVFLGLISIDRYLKVVKPFGDSRMYSITFTKILSIGVWVLMAILSLPNIILTNGQPTRENIHECMKLKSPLGVKWHKAIIYVNSCLFVVVLAMLIGCYIAISRYIHKSSRQFVSQSSRKRRHNQSIRVVVAVFFTCFLPYHLCRIPFTFSHLDRLLDESAHEILYYCKEMTLFLSACNVCLDPIIYFFMCRSFSRRLFKKSNIRTRSESIRSLQSVRRSEVRIYYDYTDV is encoded by the exons ATGGGACTCAACGTGACATTTGCAAAATTACCAG ATAATGAGCTGCACGGTCCAGGGAATCACACCCCAAGTAACACAAGCGATGGACCCGGAAAGAACACCACCATTAACAACGAATTTGACACTGTCGTCTTGCCTGGGCTTTACCTCGTCATCTTTGTGGCAAGCATCTTGCTGAATGGTCTAGCTGTGTGGATCTTCTTCCACATTAGGAATAAAACCAGCTTCATATTTTATCTCAAGAACATAGTGGTTGCTGACCTCATAATGACGCTGACGTTTCCATTTCGAATAGTCCACGATGCAGGATTTGGACCTTGGGACTTCAAGTTTATCCTCTGCCGATACACTTCGGTTTTATTTTACGCCAACATGTATACTTCCATCGTGTTTCTCGGGCTGATAAGCATTGATCGCTACCTGAAGGTGGTAAAGCCGTTTGGCGACTCTCGCATGTACAGCATAACCTTTACAAAGATTTTGTCTATTGGTGTCTGGGTGCTCATGGCTATCCTGTCCTTGCCAAACATCATTCTAACAAACGGTCAACCAACTAGGGAAAATATTCATGAGTGCATGAAACTTAAGAGTCCTTTGGGAGTGAAATGGCATAAGGCCATCATTTATGTCAACAGCTGCTTGTTTGTGGTTGTGCTGGCGATGCTGATAGGATGTTACATAGCCATATCCAGGTACATCCACAAATCCAGCAGGCAGTTCGTGAGCCAGTCCAGCCGAAAGCGAAGACATAACCAGAGCATTAGGGTGGTCGTGGCCGTGTTTTTCACCTGTTTCCTACCCTATCACTTGTGCAGGATTCCTTTCACTTTTAGCCACCTGGACAGACTCTTAGATGAATCGGCACACGAAATCCTATATTACTGCAAAGAAATGACGCTTTTCTTGTCTGCGTGCAACGTGTGCCTGGATCcgataatttacttttttatgtgTCGCTCATTCTCAAGAAGGCTGTTCAAGAAATCAAATATCAGAACGAGGAGTGAGAGCATCCGATCACTGCAAAGTGTCAGAAGATCAGAGGTCCGCATATACTATGATTATACTGATGTGTAG